In Gopherus evgoodei ecotype Sinaloan lineage chromosome 21, rGopEvg1_v1.p, whole genome shotgun sequence, a single window of DNA contains:
- the LOC115638240 gene encoding uncharacterized protein LOC115638240: MPAIVPKSKAPGADFCGVNKYYYVVRSDLGCYMRSTSFKEGKDLNVYSLHPSCQGGEHYLAHQDDLFYIIKGGAYRRVSNMNMDAEAIVYNLHPSCQGGDHYLSAFGYFYIIFQSKGVYRRVTNMNTNSDAVEYSLHPSCRDGLYYWGIKDYYYFVKPHDKWGIQYYRTTNFHENTDAVTYSFHPDVINFLPGGLAITQGSAFGTWEAIKTISNDSNTPITWNKKITRKVGYAKEKMSSIEHNWSVSISASYQSGALTEAIAKYQFSLTAQYGGKSVNTEQENWSEATDVEESVSLTLQPKEKIYIWQYQLGLGNKSILFCRDMRFNDNPKPPTEVPLPPSN, encoded by the coding sequence ATGCCTGCGATAGTCCCCAAGAGCAAAGCCCCAGGGGCTGACTTCTGTGGAGTGAACAAATATTACTACGTCGTCCGCTCAGACCTGGGCTGCTACATGAGGTCGACCAGTTTCAAAGAAGGAAAAGATCTGAACGTGTAtagtctgcacccctcctgccagGGTGGGGAGCACTATCTCGCCCACCAGGATGACCTCTTCTACATCATCAAAGGAGGGGCTTATCGCCGTGTGTCCAACATGAACATGGACGCGGAAGCCATAGTCTACAATCTCCACCCCAGTTGCCAGGGAGGAGACCATTATCTCTCAGCCTTTGGGTACTTCTACATCATCTTCCAGAGCAAGGGCGTCTACCGCAGGGTCACTAACATGAACACCAATTCTGATGCTGTCGAATACAGCCTTCACCCATCCTGCAGAGATGGCCTCTATTACTGGGGCATCAAGGACTATTATTATTTCGTCAAGCCCCATGACAAATGGGGGATCCAGTATTACCGAACCACCAATTTCCACGAGAACACGGATGCCGTAACCTATTCCTTCCACCCTGATGTGATCAACTTCCTCCCTGGTGGGCTGGCTATCACCCAGGGTTCAGCTTTTGGCACCTGGGAAGCCATCAAGACCATCTCCAATGATTCCAACACGCCCATCACCTGGAACAAGAAGATCACTAGGAAGGTGGGCTATGCCAAGGAGAAGATGAGCAGCATAGAGCACAACTGGAGCGTGAGCATCTCAGCATCATACCAGTCAGGAGCCCTCACTGAAGCCATTGCCAAGTACCAGTTCTCCCTCACAGCTCAATATGGTGGGAAAAGCGTCAACACGGAGCAGGAAAACTGGAGCGAGGCCACTGATGTGGAAGAGTCTGTCAGTCTGACCCTGCAGCCGAAAGAGAAGATCTACATATGGCAGTACCAGCTGGGCCTGGGCAACAAAAGCATCTTGTTCTGCCGTGACATGAGATTCAACGACAATCCAAAGCCACCTACTGAAGTCCCCCTGCCACCTTCTAACTAG